The genome window AAAGACTGCTCCCGTAGATGATTAGGTTCCTTTGTAAGGCCCTGATCGATCGTTTTGTAAATATCATTGTGTATATAAAGTCTTTTCTTTTTCCCAACTTGTCTCTGTTCCCATTCTTCTGCTTATTGAGGATTTTGTTTACTTGTGTTTTATGAAAATGTTCAGCCCTTAGGCTTCATGcaatttgcttgaactcgaagtagtatagcccttaggcttaatattcgagtgagtgattgctcaaactcaaagtatttgtagcccgtaggctttttatggtcgagtgatttgctcaaactcgaagcaagatagcccttaggcttaataattgagcgagtgactgtttcgaactcaaagtatcgtagcccgtaggccttttatggtcgagtgatttgttggaactcgaagtaagatagcccttaggtttaataattgagtgagtgatttcttcgaactcaaactcaaagtatCGTAGCCCATAGattttttatgatcgagtgagtgattgctcgatctcgaagtaagataacccttaggcttaataattgagtgagtgattacttcgaactcgaactcaaagtatcgtagcctgtaggctttttatgatcgagtgagagattgctcgaactcgaagtaagatagcccttaggcttaataatttAGCGATTGCCTCGAACTTGAACTCAAAATAtcgtagcccataggctttttatgatcgagtgagtgatttctcgaactcgaagtaagatagcccttaggcttaataattgagtgagtgattgcttcgaactcgaactcaaagtatcgtagcccgtaggccttttatggtTGAGTGATTTGTTTGAACTCGAAGATAACCGTTAGGCTTAATAATTTAGTAAGTTATTGCTTCGAACTCTAACTCAAAGTTgcatagcccataggctttttatgatggaacgagtgattgctcgaactcgaagtaagatagcccttaggcttaataattgagtgagcgattgcttcgaactcaaactcaaagtatttgtagcccgtaggcttttttgATCGCTCATATCAAAATTCTTTTGATAgtggttggcctttaagcctgtttgaatcatgaagtaggaagatcttttcaaagtgtgagatatctAAAAAGAAGAAGTtttcctttataagtcattatacatgtgtttgtatcttgtgccagggttcgagcaaaactacgtgggcatggttcgttttgaccatttggcccttacacttttctctatcgtGACCCTGTccgacatgaatttgatatgaaataactttcttgtgccgaacttgatttattcgatgGTAGCCCCCACTTTTCTCTATCGTGACCCTGTCCGACAtagttgttgcctcattaaaaaccttaccgaaaaatccatttgggataaaagccgaaTTAAGGGATAAAAGAGTACAACGTGTGCTTTAAAACCAGTGGTCTTGATGTCTTTTgtcgaattcctgcaatgagttagtgtcgaatatatgtatatagatgatagagaggagaaaatcataccttaacaataataccgtttgagaagcgatatgttccaattgtttggtaatggttttccatccattgttccaagtttataagaccctttcctgactatatcgaggacttaatagggtccttcccaatttgggccgagctttccTTCATCAGGATCAAGTCCCCGGccttgaaatggcggaggttggttcttctattgtagtacctttcgattcattatttttgtgcagccattcgaaccagtgccgtttctcgtttttcatctaataattcgaggctagtattcatagcctcgtagTTTGACTCTTCCGATGTATGTCGGAACCTtgcgctgggttctccgacttcgactggaattaaagcttcggagccatatactaaggaaaatAGAGTCGCTCCCgtactggatttagatgttgtcctatatgcccaaaggacttcgggcaaaatttctctccactttcttttagcttcgttcaatcttttcttcatgttttggatgatagtcttgttcgttgattcggcctatccgttcccactaagatgatatggtgttgacagtatcctttttattttatggtcttcgaggaattttgtcactttaccaCCGAGAAATTGCTTACCATTGTCGCATGTTATTTCTgttggtatcccaaatcgacacacgatgtgatcccagatgaaatctataacctctttctctctcacattcttgaacgcctgtgcttcaacccatttagagaaataatcagtcataaataaaatgaatttagctttacctggggccgatggtagagggccgacgatatccattccccatttcatgaatggccatggggaaatgactgaatgaagctgctctccgggttgatggatcattggtgcaaacctttgacatttatcacattttcgaacaaactccttagtgtccttttccatgctatcccagtagtatcctgctctgaagATTTTGCAAATTAGTGTATCGGTAccggagtggtttccacaagtgctctcgtggacctctcgtaaaacataatcggtgtcacCTGGTCCCAAGCATACTGTCAGTGGTAtatcgaacgtccttctgtataacgttccatcttcaaccaatgtgaatcgagcagccttggttcgtagaacactcgattctttagggttcgatgggagttttccgttatttaagtattcaatatacttattcctccaatcccaggttaagctcgtggaATTCATCTCGGCATGTCCCTCCTCGATTatagatctcgagagttgaacgacagacCCCGAGTCGATCTTATCTTCCTTGACCGATGATCCCAGATTTGCGAGTGCGTCGGCCTCACTGTTCTgctctcgaggcacatgttgtagggtccattctttgaaatggtgcatagttacctgtaatttgtccaaatacatttgcatcctatcttctcgaacctcgaatgttttgtttacttggttcaccactagtaaagagtcacatttggcttcaatgacttctgctcccaagcttttagctagctcgagacctgcaatcatggcctcgtattcggcctcattgttagtcaacctagtggttttgatggatttCCTAATAATGCCACCTGTGGGAGGTTTCAATACGATACGAAGCCCgaaccccttcacatttgaagcaccatctgtgtagagggtccaaacccccgacgacgtacccgattttaacgagagttctttttcaactttgggtacgagggttggcgtgaaatcggccacgaagtccgctaaaatttgggacttgatggccgtacgggattgatattcgatatcgtacccactgggTTCGacaacccatttggccaatcggcccgatagttcgggtttatgcaaaatattatgaagtgggtaAGTGATTAAAATGCATATGGGGTGACTttaaaagtatggtcttaactttctagaggcgcttattagtacgagtgccaatttctctaagtgtgggtatctagtctctgcctctcctaaggtccgacttacatactaaacaggaaattgtgtaccttgctcttctcgaactaggacgccaCTTACCACGATTTCTGACACTGCTATTATAAGTAAAGCTTCTCATCTGTcttcggagtgtgaagcagtggtgggctttATAGGTACCGCTTCAATTGTTCTAGTGCCTATTGGCATTCCAGGGTCCAAGTAAAATCGTTCTTTTTCTTGAGTAGATAGAAGAacttgtggcttcgatctgacgaccttgaaataaatcagcctaaggcagctatccgtccggtCAGCCTTTGCGCTGCTTTCACactgtccacgacggtgatgtcttcgatggcctttattttgtcggggttgctctcgatcccccgattcgataccatgaagccaaagAACTTGCCCGacccaaccccgaaagcacatttctcggggttgagcttcatgttgtacttccttaAAATTTTGaacatttcctgcaaatgagtcaaatggtcctctgcgcacagggatttaactagcatgtcatcaatgtaaacttccatcaaCTTACCTACCTGTTCTTCGagcattttatttactaggcgttggtaagtagctcaagcattttttagcccgaatggcattacattataataataggttccatacttagtgataaatgaagttttttcttggtcctTCGGGTTCATtcaaatttgattgtacccggaataggcgtcgagaaaagtaaggatttCGTGGCCGGctgttgcatcgatcatgcgatagTTTGTtccccattttagggactaaaactacattggctaaccattcggggccACATTCACGGGTAGAATAAATTcgcctttagttgtttcactggccatatagaagccgtttaagacccgagttgCGGGCACAACTTGATTATGCAAATCTAGCTGTTCCACCacccaagatcggatgatattctcagagctacctggatccactaaaacacgcttaacttgaactttatttaataggataaaAATCACTAGAGCGTCATTGTGAGGCTGAGAAATACCTTCCGCTTCTTCAATttcgaatgataaagtgccctcgggtacataacctcgagttcgtttttcccctgTGGCTGATACCTTGTCGCGGTTGAGTACGGGTTCATGTGGAGTGTCGACCccgccgatgatcatatgaatgatatgttgaggttcctcttgtttatctTTTTTGTTGGCGTGCCTTTCTCTGAAGTGATCTTTGGCTCGGTTACTGAGGAATTCTccaaggtggccctcattgaatagatgggctaccttctctcttaattgtctgcaatcctcgggcctgtggccatgcgtaccatgatacttgcacatcgaatTCGGGTTCCTTTGGGAAGGGTCAGTTTGCATGGGTCTgagccacctagtatctttgattcttccgatcaccgatacaatgcccgatgcatcgacaCTGAAATTATACTCTGATAGCCGAGGTGCCTCTACAGGATCGGCATATTTTTCAAAGCCACTCTTGCTCAAAAGCCctcgagaattttgtcctcgatcactcATTCGATTTTTCCGGGCGATATTGTGTATCGAACCATTGTTCGTTCGATCTGCaatgtatggttgatatcggtctatGTTCGACCGCTGTTCTCTGTCAAtctccctctggtttttaatagcCGATCTGTTCAGATGCATGGATCCGGAAGGAGCTCCTagttggtcgtcttcgaccctaatttttgactagTATCGGTTATGTACATCTGGCCAAGTTATTgtcggatactcgatcaaattttactTTAGCCGACGTGACGATATTGAACTTTACTCGTTCATCTTGGGTTAAAGCTTAGATGGCCCAGTCGtatgtgaccggtggcaattccatacgttccatttgaaatcggaaccaagattctctcccctagtgcggttgcaacggctcttttctgtgagctcgatattggctcgagctcggtattggatcgagccctcggccttggttcgagcttgattctGAATTAGAGTCTTGATATTCGGGGTGaatgttggtcggtctatgcatTTTCGATAATCTTCGCTTTGTCTCGttgttcgatttggatatgagctcgataatgataccgagcttgtcattgatcggtcttaggACCTCGAAACTTGGCAtccttacttcggacctcgacctgtcatcacgcagataccctttgatcgaagtattatcatctcgaccagtccgtacgactgacttaatcgattttgaccgtacacaatCATGACTACTGTATTAGTAGTATCATTTTTAATTTGACACTTCTTCCTTTTAAGGTCTAGCAGTTTAATTTTCTTAGTCTTGTCATGCCATGAAAAGAGCTGCAAAAGAGATTTGATGCTGGTCCTTTTATTTAATCTTTATTTTCTCTAGTCATTCTTGATTATTAAAATTACCGCAATAGCTTGTTTTCGAAAATTTTGCAAGCATATCATTCTCATCCAGATGAGTCAAAAAAATATCATTCTCATGCACAGCATAAATGCCAAGATGAAATGTATTTGTAAAGAGCATCTCTCCATCTTTTTCTCAAAATATAAGTGAATGGATAATAAACGAAGAGGAGTTGTTCATTTTTGCCTAAATTTGGTTAAGCACTAAGATCAATGAAGATTAGGGTGTCTAGCTATCACTTCATACTTAATACGATGAAAGCATGTCGTCATACACCACTACTTGCTAGATTATTTGTACAGAAAGAAGATTATATACTTCTAGATGCATGGGGTTAATTAATCATGCCAAATAACAATTTCTTCTTTAAATACATTGTACTATAAGttaggtaatttatttaattaatttcaggTGCTGgggatattttaatttttttgtgcTTGACAACTGATTCATTGAACAAAAAAGACTAAGGACTTTGTCCTCATgtacaaaaatggaaaatggatgGAACCCTTCAACTCTGAGATTAAGAAATACTTAAGCACAGTTAATTAGTGAAAGCAACCAATGGCCCATCAGTCCATATCACATTATCTCAAATTTCTTTTTAAAGCAAAACAAAGCACGCCTAATTTCAATCCCTTGTTTTGCAATTCTTAGcttttcatattttaataatctCTTCTGTTTTATTTAATGGTCTGAAGTTACGGTCATCTGTACTTTTCCTTGTAGAACAAAAGTATCCAGTATTTAAACCTTTTCCTCAAGAGTTATGAGGTGCGCACTTATAGTTAGCTAAtatgttttgaaacttgtgaaaagatttaatttttattattgctGAAATTAGCAGTGGAAAGCACCTTTCTGGTAGACATTAACTAGAAAATTAAGTACAAAATTTGATCATATATATACATTTCCACATGCCATACGTTTGCACATATATAATTTTGGCTTTCCAGTCATGATAACTTTGGTGAGCATGTGAATTAATTAGATGTGGCTCATCCGATAGTATCAGCTCCAAATTGCAACTTTCACATAACTAACCtcatatttttgtaaaaattcaaagattccaccatattgtattgGAAGTTAAAACAAAGGCGAATCATCAATGTACAAACATTttagttttctttgtatttgAGTTTCCATTCGGTAAGTCTTGTGTAGTTAACATAAAGTTGAGGCTCATATATTCATATATGTAtacatacattattattttttggAAAATTCCTAGGTAAACCCGCAGCCGTTACCCTTCGGGTGCGCACTAAACTTGCTCACTATGCAATAGTTCGCAAACCACACAGGAGATGTAAACCGCATTAGGCGCGCCCGGTGCGACAAGCTCTAACTGAGGAGGTTGCTGGTGAGGGGAATCGATACTAGGTCTCCCATGTGGGAAATCACTCACCCAACCAACTCAGTCAACCCTTGCGGACATATATACATATGTTACTATATAAGAGTATCAGTTTAACTTCTATATATTAATGATGGTGTACAATTttgtcactactagaaatccggacAAATTCGTCCACAAAAATCGACCAACGTAGGTCgataatggccaataaccgtccaaaacgcgATCATTAACGCGTggtcggtattttgaaggtcgtAAGGGCATACCGACAAAAGTCTATCGGAAATTACCTACCAACATTAGTCGGTATGCTCTATACGACCATCTGACAATTTAATTGacttaccgaccaacattggtcggaatattattttaataatttaattttaccgaccaaacttGGTCAGTGTactaaatttattaattttgcttaccgaccaaatttggtcggtattggaattatttttataaataattgaaATTTAAAAATACCGACCATCGTTGGTCAGTAAACTGGACAGGGCAGGCAACTTATCGACCAAGTTGGTCGGTAATATTgaatttttgagaaataaatgtGCATAAActgaccaacattggtcggtaatttacaattttaatttttttttattagatACCGACTAAGGTTGGTCGGTTTTCTGAGATTAATTTTGGcagaaaatgcctgttttggtagctacaccaccTACCAAATAAAAATAGTATATCAATACCCACAATTCACATCTAATAACCACCAATTCACCACATACAACccctaattcaccacaaatccaacaaaacatccaacaacaacaagaacaacaaccaaacatccaattaatacttttaaactaacaaattaaagtttaattaaacatcacaatccaaaaccaagcaaaaactaagtaattacaacaagttcaaaatttttcaatctaattcaaaactagttctattagtctacttcaaagtatatcaaagtattggtcaaggggtgttttctacaacatcatcatcatctgatgaactttcatctacaagatgGTATAGAGAacagtcttgtggaggacggAAAGAACGATCATGGGTCGGATGAgaggaacgatcacggggaggacaggaggaacgatcacgtggaggccGAGCCTCTAGCGatgactcacgagaccggggcAACGGAAATGCTCCAGTAgaaaggagagttctgatctaagcttgcataccaaggaattgagcatctctaagacTTTCTTTTTCCTTGGCTgcttctagctcggatgtaagctttgtcactgtctcccgcatagccgagaagctctccctattaagttcaTCGCCCTGTGAGGAAGTCCTTATTCCTTGCATTCCACACCTATAGCGATGGAATTGTTTCTTAGGAAACCCGTATACTTTTCcctttttggaccgccaacaacctccaaccatattctttcagcatcctcgtccgaaggttgggttggctcgccCGATTCACCAACTGGCTGACTACGAATGAATTCCTCcatgttactttggtagcgaccctatattattttaaattaaattagtatttttaaaatacttataaaagtaaattataacacttaatgAAAATTGAAAGCTTATATATGCAGTCTATGCCCGTTCCTTGACCCACCTATCtccatccccctctttcttcttctttaaaatatgcgtctccttgaatagctcatcatggctcattggacgcccatacttcttttcttgaaaacaaattaatttagttaataaataggattgatatacttagaaaagtaaaataatttaagcaattaccaatATTCTTCTTATTGTCCCGATGCTGATGGCACCCTCAGTGTGCAAGGAGACTCCTTTCTCGAAtgagcgagctttctttccttttttgctcTCCTGTAAGAAATCTTCGGTCTTCCATTGCCTTAACAAATCATCCCATAAATGTTGCAGACACCagtcaggcctcttgttcttctttctaccaTCCGAGAAATGATCCGACAATCTCTTGCGGGGTTTATGATAAAACTTTGCATCCACTTCCTCgttatagcggtcttcccatacacacttgctctgcatttcaaaagttaaatattagatgaaaacatcataaatataaattattaaactgcttaaaagaacatttataccttaaattgattgaaaatttgctccttcagcgagTATGagaaatcagtccaagtcgcataagggccatcataaagctttttgaccgcattggtgattatcttcgtagttTGCTTACCCGgcttgaacctgcaatttaataataaaaacacatgaatatattagtaaaaacattataaaataataaataactctTACTCGTTACCCttagggactatgatgatcctgccatagcgATCATAATGTACTGCTTTCGGATCATCATCCTCaacatgtgtatcagaggcatatAGAACGTGTAGGGGGCTCAGAGCTACGGTCTCGCAGGCGAAGTCCTAAAAtggatggagtcgatgatgaagatgtttgcgatccctgtgactgcgacgtAGCTGGATGCGATCCATCTGGCTGTGATACTGATGGCTGTGAACCGAGTGGCTATGATATGGATGGCTGCGATCTATGCGGCTGTGATATATAGGGATGCAATCCACGTGGTTGTGATACAGATGGTTGCGATCCACGTGGCTATGAGGCAGCTAGattgtatgtcggacgtataatcctatggccctgtgatggaagacccgGTGTCTGGATGAAGGTGTAGGCCTCGTGATGCTGTGGTaactcagtatagccgtgtggtggaggataaggcATAGGCATCTCTGACGAGGGTGGAAAAGAGGGagtatttagattgaaacatatttagattgaaacatataagaaactagttataacacgagagtgctttaaaaaatcaacttttaaatcctcgtcgacgtattgttcctcgtccgagaattccttgtcctcacttgtttgaatttcatcagttgattcttcgtcctcattttctataattgttacttcatttatatcaacttcttccaatatgcattCAGGATGTTGCAAattattttctaactgatcatccactatttggtgaacaatggagatatcgttttgatatgcaacatctaacacattctcgacttccaccctacctacaggcttagttttgattacaacccaccaatcagaCTTATTCCACCGTAacggataaggagcataatacacttgcccaatcttatgtgcaattatgaaaggatcatagagATCATACTCCCtcatatgattaacctcaattatgttataTTGGTGGTGtattcttgtacctcttgttcgatttgggtcaaaccacttgcatctaaaaagtatcaatttcttatattgccaacctgtatattctagttgcaatagttctttgaccacaccataataatcaatatctccaacttggttgccatcaccaccttgaacccacaccccattgttgttgctatttttatttttagagcaatcctctgtatgaaacttataaccattcactacgtacttagacattgttgtgacctgaatcccaggtccccaagatctatctttcaaaaaataatttataccattatttggattatttacctacatagtgttaaaaAAAATCGTAAGTTTGCATaaccgtgtatatatatatatatatatatatatatatatatatatatatatatatatatatatatatatatatatatatatatatatatatatagcgggaACATTAGAAGAACATTATCAGGAAtaaacttacaaactgtttgaaccacgtatcaaaactcgtatatacaacatcatggccaaattgacccacgaagtgaccgtgacacatcaaatatttttagtagttgcatcaatatgtaatcacagtaaattttacattttgataactaataaatcaatacttacttagaaatggtacaacttcaggacaatttagcaacacatgaattgtagctgacttgtactccatattactcaaacttctctttctaacatccttagaacatcggcctggttgatttaATATGgatattggtggatataatggatcatttaCACAGTCGACAATAttcctattgggcctattcctagaacatggcacgtcactctcaaaataataagaataaaaatgtgcagtttcctttgcaagataggcttcacatatagatccttcaatcataTTCCCCTGCTTAACAAattatttgcatttgccaattatCCTACATAATATCATGTTAGCGAAGCACATTCAATTAAATAAAATAGAacattacatcaaacttataatattacctctcaaagggatacatctaTCTGCATTGAACAAGCCCTCCAAGTCGTacctcgtgtacaaggtggatTGGAAGgtattccatcacatcaaagaaaccatatggaaatattttttccatcttactagaagttACACGAATGTTCTAATCCATCCGCAATAGATTTTCTTCCCTTAAGATGGTAGAACtcaagtctttgaaaaataaactaatctctgtgatgggttttcaGATTCTTTCAgtcaaaccacaaaatgcaataagcactaaggtctccatgaaagcatgacagtcatgacttttcaaatgtctcaacttccctacctccatatctactttttttctcagattcgacgcataaccctcaggcatctttaatttcgtaacccaatcacaaatttatcgtctttcctccaaagtgaatgtgtaacttgctttgggcttgaacaccttaccattgttcgcTGTCTGCAGGTATAATTCAGgttgcctgcaatattcttgtaagtccattctagccttcaggttatcttttgtcttacctttaataTCCATCACTGtattgaacaaattgtcaaaataattcttctcaatatgcatgacatcaaggttgtgtcggagaagattatccttccaataaggcaactcccaaaatatactttgtttcgtccaattatgagtaacaccatatccagGGAATCTAAAAGGTGGAGcttcagtaactttactgaagttctggaccctctcccaaattttctcaccttaaagtatcggaggtggcgaatcatattccactttattcttttttaatgcatttttcatcatgattgctttcggccatgtttcaaagtgaatgttttaccattttccatgcagtaaggacaagctagcttgccagcagtcatccacccagacaacattccacaCGCAGTAAAatcgttaatagtccacattataTTAGCACGCAAtttaaaattctgcttggttgatatatcatatgtttcaacaccatcataccacaattgttttagcacatcaatcaaaggttgcaaatatacattaATCAAAATTTTCGGATTatgtggaccggggataatacaatttaaaaatatatatggactagtcatacacaactcaggtggtagattataaggtgtaagaaagacaagccatcatgaatatg of Nicotiana tomentosiformis chromosome 7, ASM39032v3, whole genome shotgun sequence contains these proteins:
- the LOC138895541 gene encoding uncharacterized protein; protein product: MSDRGQNSRGLLSKSGFEKYADPVEAPRLSEYNFSVDASGIVSVIGRIKDTRWLRPMQTDPSQRNPNSMCKYHGTHGHRPEDCRQLREKVAHLFNEGHLGEFLSNRAKDHFRERHANKKDKQEEPQHIIHMIIGGVDTPHEPVLNRDKVSATGEKRTRGYVPEGTLSFEIEEAEGISQPHNDALVIFILLNKVQVKRVLVDPGSSENIIRSWVVEQLDLHNQVVPATRVLNGFYMASETTKGEFILPVNVAPNG